CTGCATATCGAAGGATATACCCACAACCGGTTTTTAACGCCCACGCAATCCAGGAAGGGAGTTCGTCATCGATGCGCTTCAACACCTTATCCCACTCGCGGGCCACCTTCTCCTGAATCTTCCAGCGAAATAGTTCCTTGATCGCCTCGTTCTGGCGCATCACCCGTGCCGGCACCCGCGATAAGCCCGATTATCCAGTCGGTGACTCACGGCCTTCCTCTGCCTCCATGTCGGCCAGCACTTGCGATACAGCCTTCTGCATCTTGGGTAGCTCCTCGTGAACGGTTCGCCATACCACCTCAAGATCCACGCCAAAATAATCGTGGACCACTTTATCACGCATGCCAATGATCTTCCGCCACGGTACCTGCGGGTATTTATCCCTGAGAGACCTGGGAATATGACGCGCTGCCTCCCCGATCACCTCCAGCGCTCTTACAACTGCGAAGATTTTCTCATCGTTTCCCTGAAAATCGTTAAAGGCCACACCCTGCATAAATTGCACTGCCTTGCCGGCGTATTCGATCATATCCCGCAGGTAATCGGTATATACCCGCTTTGATTTCATACGGCTATCACCTCGGCAAGGATCCGCCGGCCGATAGCCGGCCTGAGCGCACTTCTCATCACCAAGTCCACCTTAACACCCAGCAATTCGCTCAGGTGGTCCTCAAGGTCAATAAACTCAAAAAATGTCGGCGCGCGTTCAAACTCCACCAGCACGTCCAGGTCGCTACGCTTACCCTGCTCCCCGCGCACATACGAACCGAAGACGCCAAGCGTTCTCACCTTATACCGCTCGCGGAATCCGGGCAGGTGCTCCCGGAGAACTGCAAGTATCTCCTCGATCGTACGGCTTTTTTGCGCTTTTTGCACCCGTTTACCCATAAGAACATCCCCCTAACACCCGTACTATCGCACACTCTCTTAAACATTTTACCCCCGATTCCCTGAACTTACCAGACTCAAAAGCGCCATCCAAACTCGTTTCTTTCAATCCGGCTCTTTACCCGGCGGCTTTTTCGCCGGGCGCTCCAAACACCGGTATGGAACATTCCTTTTGTTTTCAAACGATGCGCTGCAACACCTTCTCCCTCGGCTTCTCTACCCCGGCCACAGCCCGAAAAGTGAAGGGGCTGCTATCCGCATCTACCTTCAAGCCGGCGCAAAAGCTCCACCTGTAGGTTTTTATGCTCCATCCCCTGCACCTCGGCTAAAAACTCGTCGCTCAGGATGGAGATGTGCGGCTGGTAATCCTCCGGGTCGCTGGCCGCGCCGGTCATCACCACCGCCACCTCGGGACAACCTGGTAGCTCCCGCAGGTACTTATAAAGCTCAACGCAGATGCGCCGGCTCATGCAGAAGACCATGGCCTTGCCGTCTAAAGCCTCCAGTCGCCTTTCGAAGTGGGGCACGGCGTCGCGCAGCTGCCGGGCTAAGCCGTCGATGAAGTCGTCCTGGCTACCTCGCGCTGCCAGGTTCGCTGTAGGTCAGTGCGAATACCGTGTCGGTCAGCCAGCGCCGGAACGACTCATTGTCGCTGAATTGCTTAAACAGCTCGGTGTCATCCCGAAGTAGCGCGGTCATCACCCGAACGAGGGCCTTGTCGTGCTCGATACGTGCGTTCTGTTTGTCGGAATACTTGCGTGCATTCTGGTAGGCGGTGTCAGCAGCTACCCGCGCGGGAATCTCCTCGGTGATCAGTTTGCGCACCCGATCGGCGTCGGTCCAGGGAATGTTGCCGAACTGATCGTTAAAAGCCTTGATGATGTTCGAGAGACGGTCGAGCTCCGGTTCGGGCTTGTGTCCACCACCCACAGTGGGCACCGGTTCGATCTCGGCATCCGCATCGGGAAGCGCGATCCTCATGCTCGCCTGCTTTTCGACCCGGTAGCTGTCCATGTCGATCGCCTCGAGGATGCCCTTTGAGAGGTCTTCCTCTTTCGGCGCCGGCAGCTTGGGTACCAGGAAGTTGAGGAAGATCGATAGCTTCTCCCACTCGGCGTTGGTGTAGGGGAGGATCGAAGACAGAAAGTTATAGGTTCGCAGAAACGCCTTGGCTTTGCCCTTGAAGTCGACCTGACCGTCCTCGTCGAGATGCTCCATGTAGGTGGCGACGCAGGCATCAAGGATCGGGTCGAGGCGGTCGCGGTCGGCGCCGTCCAGGTACAGCCGCACCAGCTCTTCCACCTGTTCGAGCGCGTATACCTGGTAGCTATCGAGGTCGGACTTGAGGTCGTGCAGCTTGTTCGGGTCGGTCTCGTCGGCGAGGATGGTCGTCCGGTAGTAGGGCTCGAAGGCCTTTTGGATCACCTCCGGGTCGTTGACGAAATCGAGGACAAAGGTGTCGTGCTTCTGGGGGTGGGCGCGATTGAGGCGCGAAAGCGTCTGCACCGCCTTGACCCCAGAGAGCACCTTGTCCACGTACATCGTGTGCAGAAGCGGCTCGTCGTAGCCGGTCTGAAACTTGTCGGCGCAGATCAAAAACCGATACGGGTCCTCCCGGATCTTGTCGGCGATCTGGTTCGAGGGAAAGCCGTTAAGGCTGGCCTCGGTGACCTGTTGACCGCCATACTCGTGCTCACCCGAGAAGGCCACAATCGCCCGATAGGGGCTCTTGCGCTCGGCCAGGTACGCCTGAAACGCATGGAAGTACTGGATGGCGCGCTCGATCCCGCTGGTAACCACCATGGCCCTTGCCTGGCCGCCGATCTTGCCCTTGGCAATCACCTGCTCGTGAAAGTGGTCCACCATGATCTCGGCCTTGAGCCGGATGGCGTACTCGTGCCCCTCGACGAAGCGGCGCAGCTTCTTCTGGGCCTTTTTGACATCGAATTCCGGGTCGTCCTCGATCTTCTTGATGAGCCTGTAGTAGCTCTTGACCGGCGTGTAGTTGGCCAGCACATCCAGGATAAACCCTTCCTGAATGGCCTGTTTCATGGTGTAACTGTGGAATGGCCTGTGCTTGACCGTGCCATCGGGCTGCGGGTCGGGCGTGCCGAAAATCTCGAGCGTTTTGTTCTTGGGCGTGGCGGTGAAGGCGAAGTAGCTCGCGTTGGGCAGCAGCTTCCGGGCCTCCATCAGCCGGTTGATCTTGTCCT
This portion of the Bacillota bacterium genome encodes:
- a CDS encoding type I restriction endonuclease subunit R, whose amino-acid sequence is MKSTDTSEAGLESLICRALTGSDCVPRPAGAPAVAAETPAPYGGVGWLPGDPADYDREYCVDLVQLAAFLRSTQPEVAEALDLDNDSPTRRKFLARLQGEVSKRGVVDVLRGGIQHGPYRIELFYGTPSPGNELARALYEQNRFTVTRQLRYSRDESQRALDLVLFINGLPVFTFELKNRLTKQTVHDAIEQYRRDRNPREKLFELGRCVAHFAADENEVWFCTHLAGKASWFLPFNKGWNDGAGNPPNPQGLKTDYLWREILTRESLTDILENYAQLVEEKDLKTGKKRRRQIFPRYHQLDVVRKLLADAAAHGVGRRYLIQHSAGSGKSNSIAWLAHQLIGLAKDGKPVFDSIIVVTDHRILDQQIRDTVKQFAQVSATVGHAEHSGDLRRFIEGGKKIIITTLQKFPFILDEIGNEHRGRRFAIIIDEAHSSQGGRTSTKMSMALSEAGAEGEDETFEDKINRLMEARKLLPNASYFAFTATPKNKTLEIFGTPDPQPDGTVKHRPFHSYTMKQAIQEGFILDVLANYTPVKSYYRLIKKIEDDPEFDVKKAQKKLRRFVEGHEYAIRLKAEIMVDHFHEQVIAKGKIGGQARAMVVTSGIERAIQYFHAFQAYLAERKSPYRAIVAFSGEHEYGGQQVTEASLNGFPSNQIADKIREDPYRFLICADKFQTGYDEPLLHTMYVDKVLSGVKAVQTLSRLNRAHPQKHDTFVLDFVNDPEVIQKAFEPYYRTTILADETDPNKLHDLKSDLDSYQVYALEQVEELVRLYLDGADRDRLDPILDACVATYMEHLDEDGQVDFKGKAKAFLRTYNFLSSILPYTNAEWEKLSIFLNFLVPKLPAPKEEDLSKGILEAIDMDSYRVEKQASMRIALPDADAEIEPVPTVGGGHKPEPELDRLSNIIKAFNDQFGNIPWTDADRVRKLITEEIPARVAADTAYQNARKYSDKQNARIEHDKALVRVMTALLRDDTELFKQFSDNESFRRWLTDTVFALTYSEPGSAR
- a CDS encoding DUF86 domain-containing protein, whose protein sequence is MKSKRVYTDYLRDMIEYAGKAVQFMQGVAFNDFQGNDEKIFAVVRALEVIGEAARHIPRSLRDKYPQVPWRKIIGMRDKVVHDYFGVDLEVVWRTVHEELPKMQKAVSQVLADMEAEEGRESPTG
- a CDS encoding nucleotidyltransferase family protein — encoded protein: MGKRVQKAQKSRTIEEILAVLREHLPGFRERYKVRTLGVFGSYVRGEQGKRSDLDVLVEFERAPTFFEFIDLEDHLSELLGVKVDLVMRSALRPAIGRRILAEVIAV